From a region of the Phaseolus vulgaris cultivar G19833 chromosome 6, P. vulgaris v2.0, whole genome shotgun sequence genome:
- the LOC137831328 gene encoding uncharacterized protein — MDLAGRMMKWAIELSEYGLLFEGRGLVRPQALVDFVAELAPSGGEDVKGGSGGWILSVDGASNVKGSRAGIILEGPDGVLVEQSLKFAFQANNNQAEYEALLAGMRLAIDMGVSRLVVRSDSQLVTEQVSGNFQARDPHLAKYLEEVRNMATNFEFGLVHVPRDQNARAYLLSKLASTKRWGNHRFVIQESLAAPSVTIGEMMELRSRHSWMDMYLKWFRYGEESVGLEAQAILRKNIAQFQMVEGKLYRRGFSTPLLRCVDEFEKERIMQEIHEGICGNHIVGRSLAMKVLRAGFFGPH; from the coding sequence ATGGATTTGGCAGGAAGGATGATGAAATGGGCGATTGAATTGTCGGAGTATGGGTTGTTGTTTGAAGGCAGGGGTCTGGTAAGGCCTCAGGCACTTGTAGATTTTGTGGCAGAGTTGGCACCCTCAGGTGGAGAGGATGTGAAGGGAGGTTCGGGAGGATGGATCTTATCTGTGGATGGCGCATCAAATGTGAAAGGGAGCAGAGCAGGGATAATCTTGGAAGGGCCGGATGGTGTCCTAGTAGAGCAGTCATTAAAATTCGCATTTCAAGCAAAcaataatcaagcagaatatgaagcttTGTTGGCTGGAATGAGATTGGCGATTGATATGGGGGTCAGTAGGTTGGTGGTAAGAAGCGATTCCCAATTAGTGACCGAACAAGTATCAGGAAACTTCCAGGCACGAGACCCGCATTTGGCTAAGTATCTGGAGGAGGTACGAAATATGGCAACCAATTTTGAGTTCGGTTTGGTACACGTACCACGGGACCAGAATGCTCGAGCATATTTGTTGTCTAAATTAGCAAGTACAAAAAGATGGGGTAATCATAGATTTGTCATTCAGGAGAGCTTAGCAGCACCAAGCGTAACCATTGGGGAGATGATGGAGCTTCGTAGCAGGCATAGTTGGATGGACATGTATTTAAAATGGTTCAGATATGGAGAAGAGTCTGTTGGGTTGGAAGCACAAGCcattttgagaaaaaatataGCTCAATTCCAGATGGTTGAGGGAAAGTTATACAGAAGAGGATTTTCAACGCCATTGCTGAGGTGTGTAGATGAATTTGAAAAGGAAAGGATAATGCAAGAGATTCACGAAGGAATTTGTGGGAATCACATCGTAGGGAGATCCTTAGCTATGAAGGTACTAAGGGCAGGTTTTTTTGGCCCACATTAA